A window from Primulina huaijiensis isolate GDHJ02 chromosome 13, ASM1229523v2, whole genome shotgun sequence encodes these proteins:
- the LOC140990932 gene encoding chaperone protein dnaJ 6-like, producing MGRSRKTRVSEANSEEEEVEMKENEQDFNGSSSISRKSLYEILGVDKAASQQEIKKAYYKLALRLHPDKNPDNEEAKEKFQNLQKVMSILGDEEKRAVYDQTGCIDDAELAGDDIQNLKAFFRTTYKKVTEADIEEFEANYRGSGSEKNDLLELYKKHKGNMDRLFCCMICSDPQLDSHRFMDIIDESISAGEMKSTQAYEKWAKKVSKSKPPTSTLQPRKKSKKNSEDLYTVIAQRQNERKGKIDSMFSSLVQKYGGTEAVPEPSEEEFEAARIKLESRRTSKRK from the exons ATGGGGAGGAGCAGAAAGACTAGGGTTTCGGAGGCGAACAGCGAGGAAGAAGAGGTGGAAATGAAGGAAAACGAGCAAGATTTTAACGGATCGTCTTCCATTAGCCGGAAAAGCTTGTATGAG ATTCTTGGGGTAGACAAAGCTGCATCTCAGCAAGAAATAAAGAAAGCTTATTACAAGCTAGCTCTGAGGCTACATCCTGATAAAAATCCTGATAATGAG GAAGCCAAGGAAAAGTTTCAAAATCTGCAAAAGGTTATGTCTATTCTTGGCGACGAGGAAAAACGTGCAGTGTATGACCAGACTGGCTGTATTGATGATGCT GAACTAGCAGGAGATGACATCCAGAATTTGAAGGCTTTTTTCCGAACCACATATAAGAAG GTCACTGAGGCAGATATCGAGGAGTTTGAAGCTAATTACAGAGGCTCTGGTTCAGAGAAAAATGATTTGCTTGAGCTATACAAGAAACACAAGGGAAACATGGATAG GCTTTTCTGCTGCATGATTTGCTCTGATCCTCAACTAGACTCCCATCGCTTCATGGATATCATTGATGAGTCTATATCCGCAG gagaaatgAAATCAACCCAAGCGTATGAGAAATGGGCTAAGAAGGTATCCAAGTCAAAACCTCCCACAAGTACATTGCAACCGAGAAAGAA ATCAAAGAAAAACTCGGAAGACTTGTATACTGTGATAGCGCAGCGACAGAATGAGAGGAAAGGCAAAATTGATTCAATGTTCTCATCTCTAGTTCAAAAATATGGTGGGACTGAGGCAGTTCCAGAGCCAAGCGAAGAGGAGTTTGAAGCCGCTCGTATAAAACTCGAAAGTCGGAGGACTTCCAAACGAAAGTAA
- the LOC140991459 gene encoding UDP-glucose 6-dehydrogenase 1-like, with protein MVKICCIGAGYVGGPTMAVIALKCPAIEVAVVDISVARIKAWNSDQLPIYEPGLDDVVKQCRGKNLFFSTDVEKHVFEADIVFVSVNTPTKTRGLGAGKAADLTYWESAARMIADVSKSDKIVVEKSTVPVKTAEAIEKILTHNSKGINYQILSNPEFLAEGTAIEDLFKPDRVLIGGRETPEGLKAVQTLKDVYAHWVPEDRILTTNLWSAELSKLAANAFLAQRISSVNAMSALCEATGADVTQVAYAVGKDTRIGPKFLNSSVGFGGSCFQKDILNLVYICECNGLPEVAEYWKQVIKINDYQKSRFVNRIVSSMFNTVANKKMAILGFAFKKDTGDTRETPAIDVCQGLLGDKAQLSIYDPQVTEEQIQRDLSMNKFDWDHPLHLQPMSPTTVKKVSVVWSAEEATKDAHAVCILTEWDEFKTLDFQKIYDNMQKPAFVFDGRNVVDVQKLREIGFVVYSIGKPLDAWIKDLPAVA; from the coding sequence ATGGTGAAGATCTGCTGCATCGGAGCTGGGTATGTGGGAGGCCCTACCATGGCTGTGATAGCACTCAAATGCCCTGCAATTGAAGTAGCTGTTGTTGATATTTCTGTTGCTCGCATCAAAGCCTGGAACAGTGATCAGCTTCCTATCTACGAGCCAGGACTCGACGATGTGGTGAAGCAGTGCCGTGGCAAAAATCTATTCTTCAGCACAGATGTGGAGAAACATGTATTTGAGGCTGATATAGTCTTTGTTTCAGTCAATACTCCAACTAAGACCAGGGGCCTCGGAGCTGGGAAAGCTGCAGATTTGACATATTGGGAGAGTGCGGCTCGCATGATCGCTGATGTGTCGAAATCTGACAAGATTGTGGTTGAGAAGTCCACAGTTCCAGTCAAAACAGCTGAGGCGATTGAAAAAATCTTGACTCACAACAGCAAGGGAATCAATTATCAGATTCTCTCAAATCCAGAATTCCTTGCTGAGGGCACTGCCATTGAAGATCTTTTTAAACCAGACAGGGTTCTTATTGGTGGCAGGGAAACCCCAGAAGGCCTTAAGGCAGTCCAAACTCTGAAGGATGTTTATGCCCATTGGGTTCCTGAAGATCGTATCCTTACCACCAATTTATGGTCCGCGGAGCTCTCAAAACTTGCTGCTAATGCCTTCTTGGCTCAAAGAATTTCATCGGTCAATGCCATGTCTGCTCTCTGTGAGGCTACTGGAGCAGATGTTACCCAAGTGGCTTACGCTGTTGGCAAGGACACGAGAATTGGTCCCAAGTTCCTTAATTCTAGCGTTGGTTTTGGTGGCTCCTGCTTCCAGAAGGACATACTCAACTTAGTTTACATTTGCGAGTGCAATGGTCTTCCTGAGGTTGCAGAATACTGGAAACAAGTTATTAAGATCAATGACTATCAAAAGAGCCGGTTTGTCAACCGCATAGTTTCATCTATGTTTAACACAGTTGCTAACAAGAAAATGGCCATCTTAGGTTTTGCCTTTAAGAAGGATACAGGTGACACGAGAGAGACTCCTGCAATTGATGTTTGCCAAGGACTCCTAGGTGACAAGGCTCAGTTGAGCATCTACGACCCTCAGGTCACCGAGGAACAGATCCAGAGAGACCTTTCAATGAACAAATTCGATTGGGATCATCCCCTTCATCTCCAGCCAATGAGCCCAACCACAGTCAAGAAAGTTTCTGTAGTTTGGAGCGCTGAGGAGGCAACAAAAGATGCTCATGCTGTTTGTATTCTTACTGAGTGGGATGAGTTTAAAACACTTGATTTCCAGAAAATATATGACAATATGCAGAAACCAGCCTTTGTTTTCGATGGAAGGAACGTTGTTGATGTGCAGAAGCTCAGAGAGATTGGTTTTGTTGTTTATTCGATTGGCAAGCCACTCGATGCCTGGATCAAGGACTTGCCTGCTGTTGCATAA
- the LOC140991563 gene encoding zinc finger A20 and AN1 domain-containing stress-associated protein 8-like, whose translation MESSKETGCQVPEGPILCVNNCGFFGSATTMNMCSKCHKDTVLKQQAKLAASSIEDIVNSSSSTNKIEPFLAEASNTESEFKVVSPQQSSELGTGHGSGVKAKEGPNRCSTCNKRVGLTGFSCRCGYMFCSVHRYSDKHNCQFDYRIAGQDAIAKANPVVKAEKLDKI comes from the coding sequence ATGGAGTCTTCCAAGGAAACAGGCTGCCAAGTGCCAGAAGGCCCCATTCTTTGCGTCAACAACTGTGGTTTCTTTGGAAGTGCAACAACCATGAATATGTGCTCCAAATGTCACAAGGATACTGTATTAAAGCAACAGGCGAAGCTTGCTGCCTCATCTATTGAGGACATAGTTAACTCTAGCTCAAGTACCAACAAAATCGAGCCTTTTTTAGCTGAAGCATCAAATACTGAATCAGAGTTTAAGGTTGTTTCTCCTCAACAATCTTCTGAACTGGGGACGGGTCATGGCTCAGGTGTGAAGGCGAAAGAAGGACCAAACAGGTGCTCCACCTGCAACAAGAGAGTGGGTTTAACGGGATTCAGTTGCAGGTGCGGGTATATGTTTTGTTCAGTTCATCGGTACTCTGACAAACACAACTGCCAATTTGATTACCGGATTGCTGGTCAGGATGCTATAGCAAAGGCAAACCCTGTTGTGAAAGCTGAAAAGCTCGATAAGatttaa